Proteins found in one Streptomyces sp. CB09001 genomic segment:
- a CDS encoding DUF6126 family protein, which yields MSGRGSTGRRDAGRGNAERRFERGVALRAGFYIFGTHLLAGFIWLLFYVGEHAHK from the coding sequence ATGAGCGGGCGCGGCAGCACTGGGCGCCGCGACGCCGGGCGCGGCAACGCCGAGCGCCGGTTCGAGCGCGGCGTCGCCCTCCGGGCGGGTTTCTACATCTTCGGCACGCACCTGCTCGCCGGTTTCATCTGGCTGCTGTTCTACGTGGGCGAACACGCCCACAAGTGA
- a CDS encoding ATP-binding cassette domain-containing protein, producing MPSSVMPTTTSGVGPQAPAAVSAVGLRKSYGDKTVLDGIDLRIPAGSVFALLGPNGAGKTTAVKILSTLVSADGGQAQVAGHDLAADPQAVRAAIGVTGQFSAVDGLITGEENMLLMADLHLLPRREGRRVAAELLERFDLTEAAHKPASTYSGGMKRRLDIAMTLVGDPRIIFLDEPTTGLDPRSRHTMWQIIRELVTGGVTVFLTTQYLDEADELADRIAVLNDGRIAAEGTAEELKRIVPGGHVRLRFTDPTTYRAATTALPYSTPDDNSLTLQIPSDGSQRDLRTILDRLDTAGIEADELTVHTPDLDDVFFALTATVPAQTDATKETVR from the coding sequence ATGCCTTCATCTGTCATGCCCACGACCACCTCGGGAGTCGGTCCGCAGGCACCCGCCGCCGTCTCCGCCGTGGGTCTGCGCAAGTCGTACGGCGACAAGACCGTCCTCGACGGCATCGACCTGCGCATCCCGGCCGGTTCCGTGTTCGCGCTGCTCGGCCCGAACGGCGCGGGCAAGACCACCGCCGTCAAGATCCTCTCCACCCTCGTCTCCGCCGACGGCGGGCAGGCCCAGGTGGCGGGCCACGACCTCGCCGCCGACCCGCAGGCCGTGCGGGCCGCGATCGGGGTCACCGGTCAGTTCTCCGCCGTGGACGGCCTGATCACCGGCGAGGAGAACATGCTCCTCATGGCGGACCTGCACCTGCTCCCCCGGCGCGAGGGCCGGCGGGTCGCCGCCGAACTGCTGGAGCGCTTCGACCTCACCGAAGCGGCGCACAAGCCCGCCTCCACCTACTCCGGCGGCATGAAACGCCGCCTGGACATCGCCATGACCCTGGTCGGCGACCCCCGCATCATCTTCCTCGACGAACCCACCACCGGCCTCGACCCCCGCTCCCGCCACACCATGTGGCAGATCATCCGCGAACTCGTCACCGGCGGCGTCACCGTCTTCCTCACCACCCAGTACCTGGACGAGGCCGACGAACTCGCCGACCGCATCGCCGTACTCAACGACGGAAGGATCGCCGCCGAAGGCACCGCCGAAGAACTCAAACGGATCGTCCCCGGCGGACACGTCCGGCTCCGCTTCACCGACCCCACCACCTACCGCGCCGCCACCACCGCCCTGCCCTACAGCACCCCCGACGACAACTCCCTCACCCTCCAGATCCCCAGCGACGGCAGCCAACGCGACCTGCGCACCATCCTCGACCGCCTCGACACCGCGGGCATCGAGGCCGACGAACTCACCGTCCACACCCCCGACCTCGACGACGTCTTCTTCGCCCTCACCGCCACCGTCCCCGCCCAGACCGACGCGACCAAGGAGACGGTCCGATGA
- the kdpF gene encoding K(+)-transporting ATPase subunit F yields the protein MTAENIVGLIVAVALLGYLVLALIHPERF from the coding sequence GTGACCGCGGAGAACATCGTCGGCCTGATCGTGGCCGTCGCCCTGCTCGGTTACCTCGTCCTCGCCCTGATCCACCCGGAGAGGTTCTGA
- a CDS encoding carbonic anhydrase, translating into MPDLSPSSPAEAYAALLQGNARFVSGDRLHPNQDADRRSELAPRQHPFAVLFGCSDSRLAAEIIFDRGLGDLFVVRTAGHVAGAEVLGSVEYGVNVLGAPLVVVLGHDSCGAVTAAAEAERGGTAPAGYLGDVVERVIPSVLAARALGRTGIDQFVDEHIRRSVDGLVGRSALLANEVAAGRCAVVGLSYRLAGGTVKRVAAHGLPE; encoded by the coding sequence ATGCCTGATCTGAGCCCTTCCTCCCCTGCCGAGGCCTACGCGGCGCTGCTGCAGGGCAACGCCCGCTTCGTGAGCGGCGACCGTCTGCACCCCAACCAGGACGCCGACCGCCGGTCGGAGCTGGCCCCGCGGCAGCATCCGTTCGCGGTGCTCTTCGGCTGCTCGGACTCGCGGCTGGCGGCCGAGATCATCTTCGACCGGGGGCTGGGCGACCTGTTCGTGGTGCGGACGGCCGGCCACGTGGCGGGTGCGGAGGTGCTGGGCAGTGTCGAGTACGGCGTCAACGTGCTGGGCGCACCGCTCGTGGTGGTGCTCGGGCACGACTCCTGCGGCGCGGTCACCGCGGCCGCCGAGGCCGAGCGCGGCGGCACGGCACCGGCCGGTTACCTCGGGGACGTGGTGGAACGGGTGATCCCGAGCGTGCTCGCGGCACGTGCCCTGGGCCGTACGGGGATCGACCAGTTCGTGGACGAGCACATCCGCCGGAGCGTCGACGGGCTGGTGGGGCGCTCGGCGCTGCTGGCGAACGAGGTGGCCGCCGGCCGGTGCGCGGTCGTCGGCCTGTCCTACCGGCTGGCCGGGGGAACGGTGAAGCGCGTGGCGGCCCACGGGCTCCCGGAGTAG
- a CDS encoding metalloregulator ArsR/SmtB family transcription factor, translated as MPVPLYEAKADFFRMLGHPVRIRVLELLQGGPRPVRELLAEIEIEPSNLSQQLAVLRRSGIVTATRTGSTVVYELAGGEVAELLATARRILSELLTDQRRLLEELQTAEPVR; from the coding sequence ATGCCGGTTCCGCTGTACGAGGCGAAGGCCGACTTCTTCCGGATGCTGGGTCACCCCGTACGCATCCGGGTGCTGGAACTGCTGCAGGGCGGCCCGAGACCGGTCCGCGAGCTGCTCGCGGAGATCGAGATCGAGCCCTCGAACCTCTCCCAGCAGCTCGCCGTGCTCCGCCGTTCCGGCATCGTCACCGCCACCCGCACCGGCTCCACCGTCGTGTACGAACTGGCCGGCGGGGAGGTCGCCGAGCTGCTGGCCACCGCCCGGCGGATCCTCTCCGAGCTGCTCACGGACCAACGGCGGCTGCTGGAAGAGCTGCAGACCGCGGAGCCCGTCCGATGA
- a CDS encoding ABC transporter permease gives MSTLTLAARNSSTMLRRNLLHARRYPSLTLNLLLTPIMLLLLFVYVFGDTMSAGIGGGADRSAYIAYLVPGLVLMTIGSTTVGTAVSVSNDMTEGIVARFRTMPIHRGSVITGHVIGSVLQSVISVVLVGAVAAAIGFRSTDATVLEWLAAFALVALFATALTWIAVGMGLISPNAEAASNNALPLIFLPLISSTFVPIDSMPGWFQPVAEYQPFTPAIETLRGLLLGSEIGHNGWLALVWCLALTVLGYVWSKSVFNRDAK, from the coding sequence ATGAGCACGCTCACCCTCGCCGCGCGCAACTCCTCCACCATGCTGCGCCGCAACCTCCTGCACGCCCGCCGCTACCCGTCCCTCACCCTCAATCTCCTGCTCACGCCGATCATGCTGCTGCTCCTCTTCGTCTACGTCTTCGGGGACACGATGAGCGCCGGCATCGGCGGCGGCGCCGACCGGTCCGCGTACATCGCCTACCTCGTGCCGGGCCTGGTGCTGATGACCATCGGGTCCACCACGGTCGGCACCGCGGTCTCCGTCTCCAACGACATGACCGAGGGCATCGTCGCCCGCTTCCGCACCATGCCCATCCACCGCGGCTCGGTGATCACCGGCCACGTCATCGGCAGCGTGCTGCAGTCGGTGATCAGTGTGGTCCTGGTCGGCGCCGTCGCCGCGGCCATCGGCTTCCGCTCCACCGACGCCACCGTCCTGGAGTGGCTCGCGGCCTTCGCGCTGGTCGCCCTGTTCGCCACCGCGCTCACCTGGATCGCGGTCGGGATGGGCCTGATCAGCCCGAACGCCGAGGCCGCCAGCAACAACGCGCTGCCGCTGATCTTCCTCCCGCTGATCTCCAGCACCTTCGTGCCCATCGACTCGATGCCGGGCTGGTTCCAGCCGGTCGCCGAGTACCAGCCCTTCACGCCCGCCATCGAGACCCTGCGCGGCCTCCTCCTCGGCAGCGAGATCGGGCACAACGGATGGCTCGCCCTCGTCTGGTGCCTCGCCCTCACCGTGCTCGGCTACGTCTGGTCGAAGTCGGTCTTCAACCGCGACGCGAAGTAG
- a CDS encoding metalloregulator ArsR/SmtB family transcription factor: MSTPLYQLKAEFFKTLGHPARIRVLELLSEREHAVAEMLPEVGIEPAHLSQQLAVLRRANLVVSRKEGSTVYYSLTSPQVAELLRVARGILSGVLAGQAELLADLRAGRPEPAPERP, from the coding sequence ATGAGCACGCCGCTGTACCAGTTGAAGGCCGAGTTCTTCAAGACGCTCGGCCACCCGGCGCGCATCCGCGTCCTGGAACTGCTGAGCGAGCGCGAGCACGCGGTGGCGGAGATGCTCCCCGAGGTGGGGATCGAACCGGCCCACCTGTCCCAGCAGCTCGCGGTGTTGCGCCGGGCGAACCTGGTGGTCTCCCGCAAGGAGGGGTCGACGGTGTACTACTCCCTGACCAGCCCGCAGGTCGCGGAGCTGCTCAGGGTCGCGCGCGGCATCCTGTCCGGTGTGCTCGCCGGACAGGCGGAACTGCTCGCCGATCTCCGGGCCGGACGGCCCGAGCCGGCGCCCGAGCGGCCGTAG
- a CDS encoding DUF4097 family beta strand repeat-containing protein: MPSFDTPQPIAVTAHVGAGSIRFTAGDRLDTVVEVRPGDPGRDKDVRAAEQTEVSYAGGVLTISTRERRFIGPTGAVDVTVELPAGSRVDMEGSWTQVLGEGRLGEVRVKTPGGDVRLDTTGPLQLTAAHGSVTVDRVEGSAEITTSSGSVRVGVIDGPAVLKNSHGSTTVGAALGDLRVKNANGDINVAHAEASLTATTAHGTLRVDEVVRGEVRLETSYGAIEVGIREGTAAWLDARSSGGQVRNTLAASDSPAETEETVEVHARTRYGNIDVRRAKA; the protein is encoded by the coding sequence ATGCCTTCTTTCGACACTCCCCAACCGATCGCGGTGACCGCCCACGTGGGCGCCGGTTCCATCCGGTTCACCGCGGGCGACCGGCTCGACACGGTCGTCGAGGTGCGGCCCGGCGACCCCGGGCGGGACAAGGACGTACGGGCCGCCGAGCAGACCGAGGTCTCCTACGCGGGCGGCGTCCTGACGATCAGCACGAGGGAGCGCCGCTTCATCGGCCCCACCGGCGCGGTCGACGTGACGGTGGAGCTGCCCGCCGGATCGCGCGTCGACATGGAGGGCTCCTGGACCCAGGTCCTCGGCGAGGGCCGGCTCGGCGAGGTCCGGGTCAAGACCCCGGGCGGTGACGTCCGCCTGGACACGACGGGGCCGCTCCAGCTCACCGCCGCCCACGGCTCGGTCACCGTGGACCGGGTCGAGGGTTCGGCCGAGATCACCACCAGCTCCGGCAGTGTCCGCGTCGGCGTCATCGACGGCCCGGCCGTACTGAAGAACTCGCACGGCTCCACGACCGTGGGCGCCGCGCTCGGCGACCTGCGGGTGAAGAACGCCAACGGTGACATCAACGTCGCCCACGCCGAGGCCTCGCTCACCGCCACCACCGCCCACGGCACCCTGCGGGTGGACGAGGTGGTCCGCGGCGAGGTCCGCCTGGAGACCTCCTACGGCGCCATCGAGGTCGGCATTCGTGAGGGCACCGCCGCCTGGCTCGACGCCCGTTCCAGCGGCGGGCAGGTGCGCAACACCCTCGCCGCGTCCGACAGCCCCGCCGAGACCGAGGAGACCGTCGAGGTCCACGCCCGCACCCGGTACGGCAACATCGACGTCCGCCGCGCCAAGGCCTGA